A region from the Osmerus eperlanus chromosome 11, fOsmEpe2.1, whole genome shotgun sequence genome encodes:
- the pipox gene encoding peroxisomal sarcosine oxidase, with protein sequence MSQELYDCIVIGAGIQGSFTSYHLAKKNKKTLLLEQFPLPHSRGSSHGQTRVIRKAYEHDFYVHMMEESYQLWSQLEKETNVQLYRRTGLLVMGPENGKEFQLLKTTLERNHVPTVNLPGDEFSKHIPLVNLTKGNGALVDTTAGVLYADRALKTVQGLFQRMGGVIKDGEEVNAIKPGSVVTVTTASGTYSAKSLVITAGSWANNLLSHTGLHLPLQVFKINVCYWKEKVPGSYSVQRRFPCFIQVESEESNHHIYGLPSNEYPGLMKLCYHIGPEIEPDERDRQTDRGDIDILQRYVARCFPGLVPVPAVVESCMYTMTPDQHFILDSHPTYSNIVIGAGFSGHGFKFGPIVGKLLCELSQGEVPSYDLSPFRIRRFQTHSKSAL encoded by the exons ATGTCACAAGAGTTATACGATTGTATAGTAATTGGAGCCGGTATACAGGGTTCTTTTACATCCTATCATCTGGCGAAAAAGAACAAGAAAACTCTCCTACTTGAGCAG TTTCCTCTGCCTCACTCTCGAGGAAGCTCTCATGGCCAGACACGCGTTATACGAAAGGCCTATGAACACGACTTCTACGTCCATATGATGGAGGAGAGCTATCAGCTCTGGTCCCAGCTGGAGAAAGAAACCAATGTTCAACTGTACAG ACGCACAGGGCTTCTCGTCATGGGTCCAGAGAACGGGAAGGAGTTCCAGCTCCTCAAGACCACTCTAGAGAGAAACCACGTACCTACTGTGAACCTCCCGGGTGATGAGTTCAGCAAGCATATCCCCCTTGTCAACCTGACCAAGGGAAACGGAGCTCTTGTCGACACCACAGCTGGGGTGCTGTATGCTGACCGCGCCCTCAAAACTGTGCAG GGCCTTTTTCAGAGAATGGGTGGCGTCATAAAGGATGGCGAGGAGGTGAACGCCATCAAGCCGGGCTCAGTGGTTACCGTGACGACAGCCAGCGGAACGTACAGTGCAAAGAGCCTGGTGATCACAGCAGGATCCTGGGCCAACAACCTGCTCTCCCACACTGGGCTACACCTCCCACTACAG GTGTTTAAAATCAACGTGTGCTACTGGAAGGAGAAGGTCCCTGGATCCTACAGCGTCCAGCGCCGCTTCCCTTGCTTCATTCAAGTTGAGTCCGAAGAGTCCAATCATCACATCTATGGCTTACCATCCAATGAGTACCCAGGGCTAATGAAG TTGTGCTACCACATAGGCCCTGAGATCGAGCCAgatgagagggacagacagacggacagagggGATATTGATATCCTGCAGCGCTACGTCGCCCGCTGTTTCCCTGGCCTGGTGCCTGTGCCCGCCGTGGTGGAGAGCTGCATGTACACG aTGACACCAGACCAGCATTTCATACTGGACTCCCATCCCACCTACAGTAACATTGTAATTGGAGCAGGGTTCTCAG GTCATGGGTTCAAGTTTGGACCGATTGTGGGGAAGCTGCTATGTGAGCTCAGccaaggtgaagtgccttcttATGACCTTTCGCCTTTCAGAATTAGACGCTTTCAGACTCATTCCAAATCTGCTTTGTAG